The Candidatus Nitrosymbiomonas proteolyticus genome has a segment encoding these proteins:
- a CDS encoding elongation factor G codes for MKSYSPDKIRNVAIVGHGGSGKTMLVEHMLFTAGAVDRVGSVDAGNTQSDFDPLEIRRKISISASVNPLEWNGHKINLIDVPGYPDFIGDLHAIARVVEAMIIVCEAKADLDVGFELAWEVAEQHGLSKCVFVNKLERDNSDFDGLMRTLKGLYGTKVVQVQLPIGHQAAFSGVLDLLSMKVYKGKDRGEQIEDVPSGHVSEAEDLRVQMMESAAEGDDDLMMKYLDGGALTDEEIEHGLMVGTESGRVVPILLGSAHSGIGVATLLDRIVGELPSPCEQPKTLGELTLKAEPAGPLAAFVFKSTADPYVGKINYVRVYSGTLKADAHVLNINREQEERLHNIYFPHGKGQEAATEVGAGDICALAKLQDTHTGDTLTTAKDKVMIPAIEFPEPIYRIAIRPATKSDEDKLGPALTKLLEEDPTLRYVRDATIHQEILEGMGDIHLDAAIEKLKSRFGVTVETAEAKVPFKETVKGSAKAQGRHKRQTGGRGQFGDCWLELEPLERGSGFQFDNKVVGGSIPKNYIPAVEKGVREALEGGLRAGFQVVDVRATVYDGSYHEVDSSEMAFKIAGALAFRAAAEKADPTILEPIVNVEVDVPDDCVGDVVGDLNGRRGRLAGMDPVAPGKTRVRAQVPVATMTRYALDLRSITKGRGRFVQRFSHYDELPFPEQQTLIKEFEQRKAAEATDH; via the coding sequence GTGAAGTCCTATTCCCCTGACAAGATTCGCAACGTCGCTATCGTGGGTCATGGTGGGTCCGGCAAGACGATGCTGGTCGAGCACATGCTGTTCACCGCCGGCGCGGTCGATCGCGTAGGATCGGTCGATGCGGGCAACACCCAAAGCGACTTCGACCCGCTCGAAATCAGGCGCAAGATCAGCATCAGCGCGAGCGTCAATCCGCTGGAATGGAACGGACACAAGATCAACCTCATCGACGTACCCGGTTATCCCGATTTCATCGGCGATCTCCACGCGATAGCGAGAGTGGTCGAGGCGATGATCATCGTTTGTGAGGCGAAAGCCGACCTCGACGTCGGATTCGAACTCGCTTGGGAAGTCGCCGAACAGCACGGGCTCTCGAAATGCGTGTTTGTCAACAAGCTCGAACGCGACAACTCTGATTTTGACGGCTTGATGCGCACGCTCAAGGGGCTGTACGGCACCAAGGTCGTGCAAGTCCAACTCCCGATCGGTCACCAAGCGGCATTCAGCGGCGTGCTGGACCTTCTTAGCATGAAGGTGTACAAGGGCAAGGATAGGGGCGAGCAAATCGAGGACGTTCCTTCCGGTCATGTCTCAGAAGCGGAGGATCTGCGCGTCCAGATGATGGAGTCGGCCGCCGAAGGCGACGACGATCTGATGATGAAGTATCTCGATGGGGGCGCGCTCACCGACGAAGAGATTGAGCACGGACTGATGGTCGGCACGGAGTCGGGCCGAGTCGTTCCGATCCTACTGGGTTCGGCGCATAGCGGCATCGGCGTCGCTACCCTATTGGACCGCATCGTCGGCGAACTGCCTTCTCCCTGCGAACAGCCGAAAACCCTCGGTGAACTCACGCTCAAGGCAGAACCTGCGGGACCGTTGGCCGCATTCGTGTTCAAGTCAACGGCCGACCCTTATGTCGGCAAAATCAACTACGTCAGAGTCTACAGCGGCACGTTGAAAGCGGACGCGCACGTGCTCAACATCAACCGCGAGCAAGAGGAACGACTCCACAACATTTACTTCCCTCACGGCAAGGGCCAAGAGGCGGCCACCGAAGTCGGCGCGGGGGACATTTGCGCGCTCGCGAAGTTGCAGGACACCCATACGGGAGATACCCTGACCACCGCCAAAGACAAGGTAATGATTCCGGCGATCGAATTCCCTGAGCCGATCTATCGAATCGCCATTCGACCCGCGACCAAGTCGGATGAAGACAAGCTCGGGCCCGCCCTCACCAAGCTGCTCGAAGAGGACCCGACTCTACGATACGTGCGAGACGCGACCATTCACCAGGAGATCCTCGAAGGAATGGGCGATATCCACCTCGACGCCGCCATCGAGAAGCTCAAATCGAGGTTCGGCGTCACGGTCGAAACCGCCGAAGCGAAGGTCCCGTTCAAGGAAACGGTCAAAGGTTCGGCAAAGGCTCAAGGACGCCACAAGAGGCAGACCGGAGGGCGAGGCCAGTTCGGAGATTGCTGGCTGGAGCTCGAGCCGCTCGAACGAGGGTCGGGGTTCCAATTTGATAACAAAGTCGTGGGCGGCTCCATTCCTAAGAACTACATTCCCGCCGTCGAAAAGGGCGTTCGCGAGGCATTGGAAGGGGGACTGCGGGCCGGATTCCAGGTCGTCGACGTCCGAGCCACGGTTTACGACGGCTCCTACCACGAAGTCGACTCCAGCGAAATGGCCTTCAAGATCGCAGGCGCGCTGGCTTTTCGGGCTGCCGCGGAAAAAGCAGACCCGACCATCCTTGAACCCATTGTAAACGTCGAAGTCGATGTGCCGGATGATTGCGTCGGAGACGTCGTTGGCGACCTAAATGGAAGGCGGGGGAGGCTTGCGGGGATGGACCCAGTCGCCCCTGGTAAAACCCGCGTCCGCGCCCAAGTGCCGGTCGCGACGATGACCCGATATGCTCTCGATCTGAGGTCGATCACCAAGGGTCGAGGACGGTTCGTCCAACGGTTCTCCCACTACGACGAATTGCCGTTCCCTGAGCAGCAGACTCTTATCAAGGAGTTCGAGCAGCGCAAGGCTGCGGAAGCCACCGATCACTAG
- a CDS encoding BNR/Asp-box repeat protein yields the protein MMIPLHRRFFVNAMFPLALVGCLLAQGCQQAQPASKSELMPDQPIRALAYRFSQRLSSDGTVPKGALSRALLQREELLRRRPLHAGVFPASWTWLGPGNVGGRVRPILIHPTNPSIMWTGAVTGGVWKTLDGGASWLPMEDFLPAINIGCMAMHPSEPDTLYIGTGEGFAEWPAGTTNTAFLTGLGMYRSTDGGQNWEHLPSTSGTDFEFINRIAISPENPDVLLIATGTGVFRSTNRGANWTKVYTGFAYDVKFHPTDGTKAMAGLHDDGAAYSTNGGQTWTLASGISGHRTELCYSISNPSTVFAAVSENDRILIYRSTNGGQSFTRRTSGSGISTYSAYNNTLWVDPTNPNTLIVGGVYLYRSTDAGVTLNRTFTSVHADMHGIVHHPGFNGSTNRTVYFATDGGVYRTTDSNGSSATALNNNLGITQFYGAVMNPTTGVIVGGTQDNGTKRFNGNPQGWTNTFGGDGGHTAYDPTNSNYFYGEIQWGAIFRSTNGGSSASYIYNSSNPITDAGTSATNFITHFVVDPNNPNRILVGCRRLWRTNNAKASTTSAVSWEIIKPTIEPLRPEPPNSHFLGSNPYNISTVVIDPSNSNRVYVGYNNGQVWKSANATATSPSWQRVDDAGGPMPERWVSRICLDPNDPNRVFVAFMGWESDNVWQSLDDGATWQSASGSGLVRLPEAPVSALAAHPTEPGWLYAGTDIGLFTSVDFGENWSTLQQGPATVPIDELHFVDSSRLLAVTHGRGIYVATIAPAVDPISPDILSVYFGILKQGGLPWLYLSDDKRVVVQADLESADVRFPVDLGLLARCPYPSVSELRFRLEASATGLGLGQEIQFWNYSEWRFERVHVQAATTADSVVEVVVTNNPNRFIDPATRRMIARLSWAPDAFETAGTWSVRIDQAYWVAVR from the coding sequence CCTTCATGCGGGCGTGTTTCCGGCGAGTTGGACCTGGCTGGGTCCAGGCAACGTGGGAGGAAGGGTGCGCCCGATCCTGATCCATCCGACCAACCCGAGCATCATGTGGACCGGGGCGGTAACTGGGGGCGTCTGGAAGACCCTCGACGGCGGAGCCTCGTGGCTCCCGATGGAGGATTTCCTACCCGCGATCAACATCGGCTGCATGGCCATGCACCCTTCCGAACCAGACACGCTCTACATCGGAACTGGCGAGGGCTTTGCCGAATGGCCTGCGGGAACAACGAACACCGCGTTCTTGACCGGGCTTGGCATGTACCGCTCGACCGACGGCGGGCAAAACTGGGAGCATTTGCCGAGCACGAGTGGAACCGACTTCGAGTTTATCAATCGAATCGCGATCTCACCAGAGAATCCTGACGTGCTACTGATAGCCACGGGAACTGGGGTGTTTCGCTCGACGAACCGCGGGGCCAATTGGACGAAGGTGTACACGGGATTCGCCTACGACGTGAAGTTTCACCCGACCGACGGCACCAAGGCTATGGCCGGGCTTCATGACGACGGAGCGGCCTATTCGACGAACGGAGGCCAAACGTGGACTCTCGCGTCGGGCATCAGCGGCCACAGGACGGAGCTCTGCTATTCGATTTCGAACCCGAGCACGGTCTTCGCCGCAGTGAGCGAGAACGATCGGATCCTCATTTACCGCTCGACGAACGGGGGACAGTCGTTCACGCGACGAACCTCTGGAAGCGGGATTTCCACGTACTCGGCCTACAACAATACGCTCTGGGTCGATCCCACGAACCCCAATACGCTCATCGTCGGCGGGGTGTACTTGTATCGCAGCACGGATGCGGGGGTGACCCTCAATCGAACGTTCACCAGCGTCCATGCCGACATGCACGGGATCGTCCACCACCCCGGGTTCAATGGCTCTACCAACCGAACCGTGTACTTTGCGACGGATGGCGGCGTCTATCGAACGACGGACTCGAACGGCTCTTCGGCGACGGCGCTCAACAACAATCTTGGAATCACGCAGTTTTACGGCGCGGTCATGAACCCGACGACGGGCGTGATCGTAGGCGGAACTCAAGACAACGGCACCAAAAGGTTCAACGGCAATCCGCAAGGTTGGACCAACACCTTTGGAGGCGATGGGGGCCACACCGCCTACGACCCGACCAACTCCAACTATTTTTACGGCGAGATTCAGTGGGGAGCCATCTTCCGAAGTACGAACGGGGGTTCATCGGCAAGCTACATCTATAACTCGTCCAATCCCATCACCGACGCAGGAACCAGCGCCACGAACTTCATTACGCACTTCGTCGTGGACCCGAACAATCCGAACCGAATCCTCGTCGGGTGCCGAAGGCTTTGGAGAACCAATAACGCGAAGGCTTCGACGACGTCCGCGGTGAGTTGGGAGATCATCAAGCCGACCATCGAACCTCTTCGGCCTGAACCGCCAAACTCGCACTTTCTGGGCAGCAACCCTTACAACATCTCGACCGTCGTGATCGACCCCTCGAACTCGAACCGGGTTTATGTCGGCTACAACAACGGCCAAGTCTGGAAGTCGGCCAACGCCACGGCGACGAGCCCTTCGTGGCAACGGGTCGACGATGCCGGCGGGCCGATGCCGGAGCGATGGGTCTCTAGGATTTGCCTCGACCCGAACGATCCCAATCGGGTGTTCGTCGCTTTCATGGGTTGGGAGTCGGACAACGTTTGGCAGAGCCTCGACGACGGTGCAACTTGGCAGTCCGCTTCTGGCTCCGGTCTGGTACGACTGCCCGAAGCGCCAGTGAGCGCGCTCGCCGCCCACCCAACGGAACCCGGCTGGCTCTACGCGGGAACCGACATTGGGTTGTTCACCTCGGTCGACTTCGGCGAGAACTGGAGCACGTTGCAGCAGGGGCCGGCGACCGTGCCAATCGACGAACTGCATTTCGTGGACTCGTCGAGGCTCTTGGCAGTGACCCACGGCAGAGGCATCTACGTGGCCACGATCGCTCCGGCCGTCGACCCGATCTCGCCGGACATCTTGAGCGTCTACTTTGGAATCCTCAAACAGGGCGGCCTGCCGTGGCTGTATCTCAGCGATGACAAGCGAGTCGTCGTGCAGGCGGACCTAGAGAGCGCCGACGTGCGATTCCCCGTCGATCTCGGACTCCTCGCACGCTGCCCGTACCCAAGCGTATCTGAGCTGAGATTCCGCCTCGAAGCGTCAGCTACGGGCCTCGGTTTGGGCCAGGAGATTCAGTTCTGGAACTATTCCGAGTGGCGCTTTGAGCGGGTTCATGTTCAAGCGGCGACGACCGCAGATTCCGTTGTGGAGGTCGTCGTCACGAACAACCCCAACCGATTCATCGACCCTGCGACACGAAGAATGATCGCGCGGCTCTCTTGGGCGCCGGACGCGTTCGAAACCGCAGGAACTTGGTCCGTTCGCATCGACCAAGCGTATTGGGTCGCCGTTCGTTGA